From a region of the Tateyamaria omphalii genome:
- a CDS encoding LabA-like NYN domain-containing protein codes for MFYKDERLALFIDGSNLYAAAKALGFDIDYKLLRQEFMRRGKLLRAFYYTALLENDEYSPIRPLVDWLNYNGFTMVTKPAKEYTDSMGRRKVKGNMDIELAVDAMELAPRVDHIVLFSGDGDFRPLVESLQRQGVRVSVVSTIRSQPPMISDDLRRQADNFIELDELKDVIGRPPREPMPEREQKLQAQG; via the coding sequence ATGTTTTACAAGGACGAACGGTTAGCACTGTTCATCGACGGCTCGAACCTTTACGCCGCAGCCAAAGCGCTTGGGTTCGACATAGACTACAAACTTCTCAGGCAAGAGTTCATGCGGCGTGGCAAATTGCTGCGTGCATTCTATTACACGGCCCTGCTTGAAAACGACGAGTATTCACCGATCCGTCCACTCGTGGATTGGCTGAATTACAACGGGTTCACCATGGTGACCAAACCGGCCAAGGAATACACGGATTCCATGGGTCGGCGTAAGGTCAAGGGGAACATGGATATCGAACTTGCCGTCGATGCAATGGAGCTTGCGCCGCGCGTGGACCACATCGTGCTCTTTTCGGGCGACGGGGACTTCCGCCCGCTCGTGGAAAGCCTCCAGCGCCAGGGCGTGCGCGTGTCGGTCGTGTCGACGATTCGCAGCCAGCCGCCGATGATCTCGGATGATCTGCGCCGGCAAGCGGACAACTTCATCGAACTTGATGAGTTGAAGGACGTGATCGGCCGCCCCCCACGCGAACCGATGCCCGAACGCGAGCAAAAGCTGCAAGCGCAGGGCTAA
- the folK gene encoding 2-amino-4-hydroxy-6-hydroxymethyldihydropteridine diphosphokinase, translating to MSQVGDGVKASETLPQNQAKLVIALGSNKSSAVGSPAKILQKAIFRMEESGAVIRAQSRFFMTPAVPAGSGPDFVNAVVLLSATWSAPEAITRLHEIEADLGRRRKVRWEQRVVDLDLLAYGDVVRPDVATLRQWMDLPLDQQQESAPGQLLLPHPRMHERAFVLVPMAEVVPDWVHPITRRTVVEMRDSLPVEDLAAIMPFE from the coding sequence ATGTCGCAAGTCGGAGATGGGGTCAAAGCGAGCGAAACCCTGCCGCAGAACCAAGCAAAACTGGTCATTGCCCTCGGATCAAACAAGTCTTCTGCCGTAGGGTCACCTGCGAAAATTTTACAAAAAGCCATCTTTCGGATGGAGGAATCCGGTGCGGTGATTCGGGCGCAAAGCCGGTTTTTCATGACCCCGGCGGTCCCGGCGGGCAGTGGTCCCGACTTTGTAAATGCTGTTGTTTTACTGTCTGCTACGTGGTCGGCCCCCGAAGCGATCACGCGTCTGCACGAGATTGAGGCGGATCTGGGCCGTCGCCGCAAGGTCAGGTGGGAACAGCGGGTCGTGGACCTTGACTTGCTGGCTTACGGAGATGTCGTCCGCCCCGATGTTGCGACGTTGCGTCAATGGATGGATCTGCCCCTCGATCAGCAGCAGGAATCGGCCCCGGGGCAGCTTTTGCTGCCGCATCCGAGGATGCATGAGCGCGCTTTTGTCCTTGTTCCGATGGCGGAGGTCGTGCCGGATTGGGTGCATCCCATCACCCGTCGCACCGTTGTCGAGATGCGGGATTCGCTGCCGGTTGAGGATTTGGCGGCCATCATGCCGTTCGAATAG
- the rpoZ gene encoding DNA-directed RNA polymerase subunit omega, which translates to MARVTVEDCVDKVPNRFELVMLAAHRAREISSGAPITVDRDNDKNPVVSLREIAEETQSSEELRERLIESNQSQIEVDEAEEDAMALLMGAEQDKPEEDSMSEEMLLRQLMAAQGQG; encoded by the coding sequence ATGGCCCGCGTGACCGTTGAAGACTGCGTTGACAAGGTTCCGAACCGTTTCGAACTGGTGATGCTTGCCGCGCACCGCGCGCGCGAGATTTCCAGCGGTGCGCCAATCACTGTGGATCGTGACAACGACAAGAACCCTGTCGTGTCACTGCGCGAGATCGCGGAAGAGACGCAAAGTTCGGAAGAGTTGCGCGAGCGGCTGATCGAATCGAACCAGAGCCAGATCGAAGTCGATGAGGCCGAAGAGGACGCCATGGCGCTTCTCATGGGTGCCGAGCAGGACAAGCCCGAAGAAGACAGCATGTCCGAAGAGATGCTGCTGCGTCAGCTGATGGCCGCCCAAGGCCAGGGCTGA